A stretch of Solenopsis invicta isolate M01_SB chromosome 9, UNIL_Sinv_3.0, whole genome shotgun sequence DNA encodes these proteins:
- the LOC105198048 gene encoding ubiquinone biosynthesis O-methyltransferase-like, with protein sequence MIALNVKYLTGPWKRILRYKLGNVICINKIARPLSTVNPKFVKLYSELKGDWWDENGPLHILHMYNPLRIQFVKDGLISAGFKIQDSNLPLKGAQILEVGCGGLVTEGLARLGAQVTGIDVSTNAIDIARKHIKLNISEYIGYIRKSELYSNNHRRFCSNGKRNIECVKTVKPGKSVFITSVNKTLASWLAVIVGYE encoded by the exons ATGATAGCTTTAAATGTCAAATATCTCACTGGACCATGGAAAAGAATTCTTCGATACAA ATTAGGAAATGTCATTTGCATCAACAAAATCGCCAGACCACTATCAACAGTGAATCCTAAGTTCGTGAAACTTTATTCTGAATTGAAAGGCGATTGGTGGGACGAGAACGGCCCATTGCACATACTTCATATGTACAATCCGTTGAGAATACAGTTTGTGAAAGATGGATTGATAAGTGCTGGATTTAAAATACAAGACTCGAACCTTCCGTTGAAGGGAGCCCAAATTTTGGAAGTTGGCTGCGGCGGTTTGGTGACCGAGGGTTTAGCTAGATTGGGAGCGCAAGTAACTGGAATAGATGTATCAACAAACGCAATAGACATTGCTAGAAAgcatataaaattgaatatatcaGAATATATCGGATATATCAGAAAGAGTGAATTATATTCAAACAACCATAGAAGATTTTGTTCAAACGGAAAGAGAAACATA gAATGTGTGAAAACTGTGAAACCTGGAAAATCAGTTTTCATAACATcggtaaataaaactttagcaTCTTGGCTGGCTGTAATTGTAGGAtacgaataa